Within Acidimicrobiales bacterium, the genomic segment CGGCCGCAGTGGCAGGTGAGTTAAACCCTTGCGCAACACAAGAGGCTCCAAGAGAATATCCAAGATCTGCTTCGCGAGGTGACGGAATGATCCGACTGCGTCACCTTGCAGCGGTGAACCCGCCGACACCCGAGTTCGATCGCCTTCCAGACCACACCTTGGTCCCCTTTGTGCCCCTGGAGGCGGTGTGGTCTTCGGGTCTCGATTTGTCGCGACGCAAGGCGAAGGGCGACGCGCTCACCGGCTACACCCGCTTTATCGAGGGCGACATCGTCGTCCCGAAGATCACGCCCACGTTCCAAGCCGACCGGACAACTATTGCCCAAGGCCTTGAAGGTGGTGTTGCCGTGGGCACTACTGAACTCCATGTCGTCCGGCCGGGACCAGGTGCCGAGCGTCGCTATATCCGATACCTTCTGTCTTCACGCCCGTTTCTCCACGGAGGCGAAGCTGAAATGATCGGAGTGGCGGGGCAGAAGCGCGTACCAGATACCTGGCTACGCGACTTCCCGGTTCCTGTTACGGATGTTGCCAAACAGCGGGCGATCGCCGACTTCTTGGACGCCGAGACAGGCCGTATCGACGCCCTCATCGCCAAACAACGCCAGCTCATAAACCTGCTGCAAGAGCGCCGTCAGACACTGATCACGGCTGCAGTCATTGGTGAACTGGACGTGTCTGGGGTGGCGGCGTGAGGGCGGATGAGGAGGCCTTCGAGTCGTTCATATGTGATTACTTGGTCGCGCACGGCGGCTACGACGCGTGCAAGGTGGGTAACGCGCAGGGGAGCCCGACGGACTTCGA encodes:
- a CDS encoding restriction endonuclease translates to MSRWPRVPLKFVVGINERSLPESTPDGYEFRYIDIATVGRGCLVAEPQVMSFADAPSRARRLVRVGDTITSTVRTYLRAVYPITAADNPATLVVSTGFAVLTPRAPLDSRFFAWVAQSDPFVEEVVARSVGVSYPAINASDLGRLEIPLPSTEEQRAIADFLDAETARIDALIAKQRQLINLLQERRQTLITAAVAGELNPCATQEAPREYPRSASRGDGMIRLRHLAAVNPPTPEFDRLPDHTLVPFVPLEAVWSSGLDLSRRKAKGDALTGYTRFIEGDIVVPKITPTFQADRTTIAQGLEGGVAVGTTELHVVRPGPGAERRYIRYLLSSRPFLHGGEAEMIGVAGQKRVPDTWLRDFPVPVTDVAKQRAIADFLDAETGRIDALIAKQRQLINLLQERRQTLITAAVIGELDVSGVAA